A single genomic interval of Lathyrus oleraceus cultivar Zhongwan6 chromosome 7, CAAS_Psat_ZW6_1.0, whole genome shotgun sequence harbors:
- the LOC127103712 gene encoding fimbrin-5 gives MAGRRLRDAVKTVLSGDKSFGSNIHVVIAGLTNAYSQYVTTYEELRLYHLKHLQYHLLHLTEQIFHQTLIFSPMKQNPVGDNADSQDAKNSYHYRDDVQRSPRAFMLSNDFNMKNDSLAQDKPLKQRLGLEGRLRYDRDAQTSREERCFRLWINSLGIVTYVNNVFEDVRNGWVLLEVLDKVSPGSVNWKQAIKPPIKMPFRKVENCNQVIKIGKDLNFSLVNIAGNDIVQGNKKLLLAFMWQLMRFTMLQLLRNLRSYSQGKEITDVDILNWANNKVKKAGRTSQMESFKDKNLSNGIFFLELLSVVEPRVVNWTLVTKGETDDNKKLNSTYIISVTRKLGCSIFLLPEDIIKNSEENSPEASPVASGDSEHETNLVNEVSDLAIDDNASVKVSSP, from the exons ATGGCTGGGAGACGGCTCCGTGATGCAGTGAAGACAGTGCTAAGTGGTGACAAAAGCTTTGGTAGCAACATTCATGTTGTTATAGCAGGGTTGACCAATGCTTATTCACAGTATGTGACCACATACGAGGAGTTGAGGTTATACCATCTCAAACATTTGCAGTATCATTTGCTTCATTTAACGGAACAAATCTTCCATCAAACCTTAATTTTCTCACCCATGAAACAGAATCCAGTG GGAGATAATGCAGATTCACAGGATGCCAAAAACAGTTACCATTATAGAGATGATGTGCAAAGGTCTCCAAGGGCTTTTATGTTATCGAATGATTTCAATATGAAGAATGATTCACTTGCTCAGGACAAGCCTTTAAAGCAAAGGTTGGGTCTGGAGGGCCGATTGAGATATGATCGTG ATGCACAGACATCTCGGGAAGAAAGATGCTTCAGACTCTGGATTAACAGTCTTGGAATTGTTACTTACGTCAATAATGTTTTCGAGGATGTCAGAAATGGATGGGTTCTATTAGAAGTTCTTGATAAGGTTTCACCTGGATCTGTCAACTGGAAGCAGGCAATAAAGCCTCCTATAAAGATGCCATTTCGAAAAGTGGAGAATTGCAACCAAGTTATAAAAATTGGGAAGGACCTTAACTTTTCCTTGGTAAATATTGCTGGTAATGATATTGTACAAGGGAATAAGAAGCTCTTACTAGCATTTATGTGGCAGCTTATGCGATTTACCATGCTTCAACTTCTGAGAAACTTAAGATCATACTCCCAAGGTAAAGAGATTACAGATGTTGATATATTAAACTGGGCAAACAACAAAGTGAAGAAAGCTGGAAGAACGTCTCAAATGGAGAGTTTCAAGGATAAAAATCTTTCCAATGGTATTTTCTTCCTTGAGCTTTTGAGCGTTGTAGAGCCAAGAGTGGTCAACTGGACTCTAGTTACTAAAGGGGAGACTGATGATAACAAGAAGTtaaattcaacatatatcatcaGTGTCACCCGAAAACTCGGATGCTCCATTTTCCTGTTACCTGAGGACATTATAAAG AATTCTGAAGAAAACTCCCCAGAGGCATCGCCCGTAGCTTCAGGAGACAGTGAACATGAAACGAATTTAGTTAATGAGGTATCCGATTTAGCCATTGATGATAATGCTTCAGTGAAAGTCAGCTCTCCTTAA
- the LOC127103711 gene encoding probable plastidic glucose transporter 1, whose translation MIFSREELGFQGNSSIEGLVVSIFIAGAFIGSINTGSLVDKLGCRLTFQIDVIPLILGAIISANARSLDEILWGRFLVGLGIGVNVVLVPIYISEVAPTKYRDSLGSLCQIGTCLGIIASLSLGVPSENDPHWWRTMLYIASIPGFIVGLGMQFAVDSPRWLCKAGRINDAKKVIRELWGASEVEGAIEEFQSVSKNDGSDLDSRWSHWKVHLED comes from the exons ATGAT ATTTTCACGCGAGGAACTTGGCTTTCAGGGAAACTCGTCCATTGAGGGACTTGTTGTTAGTATATTTATTGCTGGCGCGTTTATTGGGAGCATAAACACTGGTTCTTTGGTTGACAAACTTGGTTGTCGCCTCACTTTTCAAATTGATGTCATACCCTTGATCCTTGGCGCAATAATAAGTGCAAATGCCCGCTCCTTGGATGAGATACTTTGGGGAAGGTTTCTTGTTGGTCTTGGTATAGGTGTGAATGTTGTTCTTGTTCCGATATATATATCTGAGGTTGCTCCAACAAAATATAGGGATTCCCTAGGGTCCTTATGTCAAATTGGTACCTGTCTTGGTATTATTGCATCACTATCTCTTGGAGTTCCTTCTGAGAATGATCCACACTGGTGGAGGACAATGTTGTATATTGCAAGCATCCCTGGTTTTATTGTTGGCCTAGGTATGCAATTTGCTGTTGATAGCCCACGCTGGCTTTGCAAGGCTGGGAGAATAAATGATGCAAAAAAAGTAATACGGGAGCTTTGGGGAGCATCTGAAGTTGAGGGTGCAATTGAAGAATTTCAATCTGTCAGCAAGAATGATGGTAGTGATTTGGACAGCAGATGGTCACATTGGAAAGTTCACTTGGAGGATTGA
- the LOC127103713 gene encoding probable 26S proteasome non-ATPase regulatory subunit 3: MESPPTLKKEACSSASIDRLKNLNRKTVNVIASRLYFYYSYSYELTGDLAEIHGNLFQLHRIATLRHDELGQETLLNLLLRNYLHYNLYDQAEKLRSKAPRFEAHSNQQFCRYLFYLGKIWTIQLEYTDEKESLVQAARKTPVTTQGFRIQCNKGAIIVHLLLGEIPERTIFVQKGMEKALRPYFELTNDVRIGDSELFQNVAEKYATTFKTDWTNNLIVRLRHNVIRTGLCNISISYSRISLADVAQKLRLSSADPIADAESIMSKVTVVNPS; this comes from the coding sequence ATGGAATCTCCGCCGACATTAAAAAAGGAAGCCTGTTCCTCAGCTAGCATTGACCGGCTCAAGAACTTGAATAGAAAAACTGTTAATGTTATAGCCTCAAGACTGTACTTTTATTACTCATATAGCTATGAGCTTACTGGAGATCTTGCTGAAATTCATGGAAACCTCTTTCAGTTGCACAGGATTGCTACCCTACGCCATGATGAACTTGGTCAAGAAACACTTCTTAATCTGTTACTACGTAACTACCTCCACTATAACCTATATGATCAAGCAGAGAAGCTGAGGTCTAAGGCTCCGCGATTTGAGGCACATTCAAACCAACAGTTTTGTCGCTATCTCTTCTACCTTGGGAAAATTTGGACTATTCAGTTGGAGTATACCGATGAAAAGGAGTCTCTCGTGCAAGCTGCTCGTAAAACACCAGTTACAACACAGGGTTTTCGAATTCAGTGTAACAAGGGGGCCATTATAGTTCATTTACTATTAGGAGAAATTCCTGAGAGGACTATCTTCGTGCAGAAAGGAATGGAGAAAGCTTTGAGGCCATACTTTGAACTTACCAATGATGTGAGGATTGGTGATTCAGAGCTATTTCAGAATGTTGCAGAGAAGTATGCTACCACTTTCAAGACAGACTGGACCAATAATTTGATTGTTCGACTGCGTCATAATGTTATTAGGACTGGTTTGTGCAACATCAGTATATCATATTCTCGCATCTCGCTGGCTGATGTAGCTCAGAAGTTGAGGTTGAGCTCTGCAGATCCCATTGCTGATGCAGAAAGCATTATGTCAAAGGTTACCGTAGTGAATCCAAGTTAA